Proteins from a genomic interval of Novipirellula aureliae:
- a CDS encoding flagellin N-terminal helical domain-containing protein: MPVSTTRTNSALSTQRLLQQLNADQLALQRQYDQLSTGRRVLRLSDDPAAANRAVALNRGIDRGEQLVRNANSVTGSYDSADSALGKISTALIQARGAAVEGAQTVLSDDERVAISTTISETIQNLFAAGNSMFRDQQLLGGILDSGNALVYDGNEVVYTGRNAIGRTEIGAGTPAAINVTASESLGAFSMILEGDPLNAALDRETRLGDMKEGRGVSAGIIRISGGGEYTTVDLRTAGTIGDVADVLSSLEIDGRKLNVRIGDDTFEVAYADGLAGTLAIEDASGGSMAKDLSIENKGGAEAPPIIGDKLMPRVTTNTKIASLNFGADEDISDGLIIRQGNQSFNVDLSEAETMGDVLIAINRSGADVHASLNETEGRIELHSLRSGVDYSIGENGGNAATVLGIRSATGQTLIEELGHDRGVILNNDTPDLSITRPDGRVLELDLESAKTVDDVIELIQNHPQNQDSARVLVGLNEFGNGIELNAPPGTEPMVIRQLGTSNAGNRLGLIPEGQNEASGESVGSVNQIAGTDYMPLEAGGAIDTLLRLEKAVLDGDVGEIDRLQQRIDDDLDRATYARAKVGIWSRNMLDMKETTETQIVQMKEQLSNEVDADLATVISEMQQRQVAMEASMQLIAKTSQMTILNYL; the protein is encoded by the coding sequence ATGCCGGTTTCGACCACGCGGACAAACAGCGCTTTATCGACTCAGCGATTGTTGCAGCAATTAAACGCCGATCAGTTGGCGCTTCAGCGGCAATATGACCAATTATCGACCGGCCGGCGGGTATTGCGGTTGTCCGATGACCCTGCCGCAGCCAACCGGGCGGTTGCCCTCAACCGCGGCATTGACCGTGGCGAGCAGCTCGTCCGCAACGCCAATTCCGTCACCGGCTCGTACGATTCCGCCGATTCAGCCCTCGGAAAAATCAGTACAGCCCTGATTCAAGCTCGAGGTGCGGCGGTCGAAGGTGCACAAACGGTCCTCTCCGACGACGAGCGAGTGGCGATTTCGACGACCATTAGCGAAACGATCCAGAATCTATTTGCGGCGGGTAATTCGATGTTCCGCGACCAGCAACTTCTCGGCGGGATTCTCGATTCCGGCAACGCTTTGGTCTATGACGGAAACGAAGTCGTCTATACCGGGCGCAACGCAATTGGAAGGACTGAAATTGGCGCCGGCACACCAGCTGCAATCAACGTTACCGCGTCGGAATCGCTCGGCGCCTTCTCGATGATTCTCGAGGGCGACCCGCTCAATGCGGCGCTCGATCGTGAAACTCGTTTGGGTGATATGAAGGAAGGTCGAGGGGTCTCAGCGGGCATCATCCGTATTTCAGGGGGGGGTGAATACACGACCGTCGATTTGCGGACCGCTGGGACGATTGGTGATGTCGCCGACGTCTTATCCTCACTCGAGATCGACGGCCGGAAACTGAACGTCCGTATCGGCGACGATACGTTCGAAGTCGCCTATGCCGATGGGTTGGCAGGCACGCTAGCGATTGAAGACGCCTCGGGTGGCAGCATGGCGAAAGACTTGTCTATCGAAAATAAAGGCGGTGCCGAAGCCCCGCCTATCATCGGTGATAAACTCATGCCACGAGTTACGACGAACACGAAAATCGCCAGCCTGAACTTTGGTGCCGATGAGGACATCTCGGACGGACTTATCATTCGCCAAGGCAATCAATCGTTCAACGTTGATTTGTCCGAGGCGGAGACGATGGGCGACGTATTGATTGCAATCAATCGCAGCGGAGCGGACGTCCATGCATCGCTTAATGAAACGGAGGGACGAATCGAGTTGCATTCTCTGCGCAGCGGAGTCGACTATTCCATTGGTGAAAATGGTGGAAATGCTGCGACCGTTCTCGGTATCCGGTCGGCAACCGGACAAACGCTGATTGAAGAATTGGGGCATGATCGAGGAGTGATTCTTAACAACGATACGCCCGATTTGTCGATCACCCGGCCAGATGGACGCGTCTTGGAACTCGACCTCGAGTCGGCAAAAACGGTCGATGATGTCATTGAACTCATTCAAAATCATCCGCAAAACCAAGACTCCGCACGTGTGTTGGTAGGGCTGAACGAGTTTGGTAATGGCATCGAGCTAAACGCACCGCCGGGAACCGAGCCGATGGTGATCCGTCAATTGGGAACCAGCAATGCGGGAAACCGACTAGGATTGATTCCCGAGGGACAGAACGAGGCTTCGGGTGAAAGCGTCGGCAGCGTCAACCAAATCGCGGGGACCGACTACATGCCGCTCGAGGCGGGCGGTGCGATCGATACGCTATTGCGTCTTGAAAAGGCGGTCTTGGATGGAGACGTTGGTGAAATCGATCGACTACAACAACGAATTGATGACGATTTAGACCGAGCGACCTACGCTCGCGCCAAGGTGGGGATTTGGTCACGGAATATGCTCGACATGAAAGAGACCACCGAGACTCAAATCGTGCAAATGAAAGAGCAGTTGTCGAATGAGGTCGATGCCGATTTGGCAACCGTGATTAGCGAGATGCAGCAGCGGCAAGTGGCGATGGAGGCATCGATGCAGCTGATCGCAAAGACTTCGCAGATGACAATCTTGAACTATCTGTAG
- a CDS encoding tellurite resistance TerB family protein, with product MISMILIGTMNLTRTRDRGSFYCPTCRTSNSYRLRARRPFLTLYFIPTVPIGGAEEFVQCDGCRSTWDITVLEMNRKQHEAILEGQYKEEVTRACVLVALADDYVSETEVDVLLDVSERWLDWPMEREELGHLCSVARENKINATNYVLTTSRRWSQSQKRQALQAMFLVASAEGEMGEKQIQILSELRTLLEMTEAEYAEAIEEAISQA from the coding sequence ATGATTTCGATGATCCTGATTGGCACGATGAACTTGACCCGCACACGCGATCGCGGCAGCTTCTATTGCCCGACGTGCCGCACGTCGAATTCGTACCGACTGCGTGCGCGACGCCCGTTTTTGACGCTCTACTTTATTCCGACGGTCCCCATCGGTGGTGCGGAAGAATTTGTTCAATGCGATGGATGCCGAAGCACTTGGGACATCACCGTTTTGGAGATGAACCGAAAACAGCATGAAGCAATTCTGGAAGGACAGTACAAAGAGGAGGTGACGAGAGCCTGTGTGTTGGTCGCTCTTGCAGACGACTACGTTTCGGAAACCGAGGTCGATGTGCTGCTCGATGTCTCCGAACGCTGGCTCGATTGGCCAATGGAACGCGAAGAACTCGGGCATCTCTGTTCGGTCGCTCGGGAAAACAAAATCAACGCGACCAACTACGTGCTAACGACCTCGCGACGGTGGAGCCAATCCCAAAAACGCCAAGCACTACAAGCGATGTTCCTCGTTGCATCCGCCGAAGGGGAAATGGGAGAAAAACAGATTCAAATTCTGAGCGAGCTGCGAACGCTACTCGAAATGACCGAAGCGGAATATGCCGAAGCGATCGAAGAAGCGATATCGCAGGCCTAA
- a CDS encoding cytochrome ubiquinol oxidase subunit I produces the protein MDVELLSRLQFAGTIMFHYLFPPLSIGLGLQLFLCELAFNWTKNPVWESAARFWTRVFAVNFALGVATGIVMEFEFGTNWAAYSRFVGDVFGSALAAEGIFAFFLESGFLAVLVFGWDRVGPRFHLFSTAMVFLGSVFSAVWIVVANSWQQTPAGYEIVWNEIQGKQVPRAEVTDFWAMVFNPSSVDRLTHTLMGAFVLGAFFVASVSAYYLLKNRHRDFAKKCLAISLPSALLFSFLSAITGHDSAQKLVETQPAKLAAMEAHFHSSDEPTGLTLFGWPDAQQEEIYFDVKVPRLLSFMVYNDLETPVPALDQIPADERPPVWIPFQMFHLMVGLGTAMLALAALAVFLRYKGSLESWRWVLWGLVFSPVAAMVANQAGWITAEVGRQPWIVYPSVQGGVEMMGLRTSDGLSESVVASQVVSSIIMFGIIYSLLFAIWIFVLNAKIKHGPDSVEEMQRLKAEHRDESMRESIGHSGRSFGGSMMEDAGE, from the coding sequence ATGGATGTTGAATTGCTGAGCCGGTTACAGTTTGCTGGCACGATCATGTTTCACTACCTGTTTCCACCGCTCTCGATCGGGCTTGGTCTCCAACTTTTTCTCTGTGAATTAGCGTTCAATTGGACCAAGAACCCGGTCTGGGAATCGGCGGCACGGTTTTGGACACGCGTGTTTGCCGTCAACTTTGCTCTGGGGGTCGCAACCGGAATTGTGATGGAATTCGAATTCGGTACGAATTGGGCTGCCTATTCGCGATTTGTCGGAGATGTGTTTGGGTCCGCCTTGGCAGCTGAAGGGATCTTTGCGTTCTTTCTCGAAAGTGGCTTCTTGGCAGTGTTGGTATTCGGTTGGGACCGGGTCGGACCTCGCTTTCACTTGTTCAGCACCGCGATGGTTTTCCTTGGATCGGTCTTTAGTGCGGTTTGGATCGTCGTCGCCAACAGTTGGCAACAAACCCCAGCGGGCTACGAAATTGTTTGGAACGAAATTCAAGGCAAGCAAGTGCCACGGGCGGAGGTCACCGATTTTTGGGCGATGGTTTTTAATCCGTCCTCGGTCGATCGTTTGACACATACTCTAATGGGCGCGTTTGTCCTCGGTGCGTTCTTCGTCGCGTCGGTTTCCGCATACTATCTACTCAAGAATCGGCATCGCGATTTTGCCAAAAAATGTTTGGCGATCTCACTGCCGTCGGCTTTGTTGTTCTCTTTCTTGTCCGCGATCACCGGGCATGATTCGGCGCAGAAGCTCGTGGAAACTCAGCCTGCGAAATTGGCGGCGATGGAGGCTCACTTCCACTCGAGTGACGAACCGACGGGATTGACTCTGTTCGGATGGCCCGACGCTCAGCAGGAGGAGATCTACTTTGACGTCAAAGTACCAAGGCTACTTAGCTTTATGGTTTACAACGACTTGGAAACTCCCGTGCCGGCACTGGACCAAATCCCGGCCGACGAGCGTCCGCCCGTTTGGATCCCGTTTCAGATGTTCCATTTGATGGTAGGGCTCGGTACCGCGATGTTGGCTTTAGCCGCTTTGGCCGTTTTCCTCCGTTACAAAGGATCACTGGAAAGTTGGCGTTGGGTGTTGTGGGGGCTCGTCTTTTCGCCGGTTGCCGCAATGGTGGCCAACCAAGCAGGTTGGATTACTGCCGAAGTCGGGCGGCAACCGTGGATCGTTTATCCATCGGTCCAAGGCGGCGTCGAGATGATGGGGCTTCGAACCAGTGATGGGTTGAGCGAATCGGTGGTCGCTAGCCAAGTGGTTAGTTCGATCATCATGTTTGGAATCATCTACTCGCTGTTGTTTGCGATTTGGATTTTCGTTCTCAATGCCAAGATCAAACATGGACCCGATTCGGTGGAGGAGATGCAGCGTTTGAAGGCAGAGCATCGTGACGAATCGATGCGAGAATCAATTGGCCACTCTGGACGAAGTTTCGGCGGTTCAATGATGGAGGATGCAGGCGAATGA
- the cydB gene encoding cytochrome d ubiquinol oxidase subunit II: MSYELLTLIWFLLIGVLLIGYTILDGFDLGVGILHPFVAKSDIERRLVINSIGPLWDGNEVWLVTFGGALFAAFPNAYATVFSSFYEAFHLLLACLIGRAVSLEFRSKVHSPKWKTYWDVSFFLSSLLASVLLGVAGGNVLAGMKLGPDFHYNGSLLDQLTWYPLLVGLLTTSLFALHGAIYLYMKTEGDLQRRVEANILKLFFVFAAMYVIVTVATILHVPHATDNLKDYPWLWIVPIANALAVLNIPRAMHLGRPGYAFFSSAMVILALALLFAVAIFPNFVISNIDPAFTVTLENARSSPATLKNMLIIAVVGIPCVLSYTVVIYWIFRGKVKLDSASY, translated from the coding sequence ATGAGTTACGAATTATTGACATTGATTTGGTTCTTGTTGATTGGCGTTTTGTTGATCGGCTATACGATTTTGGATGGCTTCGATCTTGGCGTCGGAATCCTCCATCCGTTCGTTGCAAAGAGTGACATCGAGCGGCGGTTGGTCATCAATTCAATCGGCCCACTATGGGATGGTAACGAGGTTTGGTTGGTGACCTTCGGTGGTGCCTTGTTCGCCGCGTTTCCGAATGCGTACGCCACCGTGTTCAGCAGTTTCTATGAAGCGTTTCATTTGCTGTTAGCGTGTTTGATCGGGCGAGCGGTCTCGTTAGAGTTTCGCTCAAAAGTGCATTCGCCAAAATGGAAAACGTACTGGGATGTGAGTTTCTTTTTGTCTTCGCTGCTAGCGTCGGTGTTGTTAGGGGTCGCAGGCGGAAATGTTTTGGCAGGCATGAAATTGGGGCCTGACTTTCACTACAACGGATCGCTACTCGATCAACTGACTTGGTATCCCTTGTTGGTTGGTTTGTTGACGACGTCCTTGTTTGCACTGCATGGTGCAATCTACTTGTACATGAAAACCGAGGGTGATCTGCAGCGGCGCGTGGAAGCGAACATCCTAAAGCTTTTCTTCGTGTTTGCAGCCATGTACGTGATCGTCACCGTGGCAACGATTCTTCATGTGCCCCATGCGACCGACAATTTGAAGGACTATCCTTGGTTGTGGATCGTTCCGATTGCCAACGCACTGGCGGTGCTGAACATTCCACGGGCGATGCATCTCGGACGTCCTGGCTACGCGTTCTTTTCATCCGCGATGGTGATTCTGGCATTGGCATTGTTGTTCGCCGTGGCAATCTTTCCGAACTTTGTCATATCCAATATCGATCCGGCGTTTACGGTGACGCTCGAAAATGCTCGTAGCAGTCCTGCAACGTTGAAGAATATGTTAATTATTGCCGTGGTTGGTATACCGTGTGTGTTGAGCTACACGGTCGTGATTTACTGGATTTTCCGAGGGAAAGTGAAGTTGGACTCCGCAAGCTATTAG
- a CDS encoding LOG family protein has translation MDKKQTDRESNEELDNEAREKLETLPSEAVGEDEIQRPQPADEPISPVDSQDLFQVIRHTVDRLEKDNTARGDLKILSRTLRELRYAFTVFRPYRRRRKVTIFGSARTQAEHPEYQSAVELGRRMAGHGWMVITGAGGGIMEAGHRGAGREASMGLNIMLPFEQSANPYIQGDPKLVTMKYFFTRKLMFVKECSGIVCLPGGFGTLDEALETLTLMQTGKQMMMPLVLLDAPDGDYWRDLGTFMDKQLLKAGMISPEDVRLYKITNSVEEAVDEILNFYCIYHSMRYVRDSLVFRLKEELSEGRLEQIREQFSDILVDGTYTQTNALPEEIGEPDLAHLPRLVFHFNRKAMGRLRMLIDFLNQSTAECPEDACGA, from the coding sequence ATGGACAAAAAACAAACGGATCGCGAATCAAACGAGGAACTCGATAATGAAGCTCGGGAAAAGCTAGAAACACTGCCGAGCGAAGCGGTTGGCGAAGACGAGATCCAACGACCGCAACCTGCTGACGAACCGATCTCGCCGGTTGATTCGCAAGACCTTTTCCAAGTCATTCGCCATACGGTTGATCGGCTTGAAAAAGACAATACCGCTCGCGGAGACCTGAAAATCCTGTCGCGGACCCTGCGAGAACTTCGTTACGCGTTTACTGTATTTCGGCCCTACCGTCGACGGCGAAAAGTAACGATCTTTGGGTCCGCGCGAACGCAAGCGGAACATCCCGAGTATCAATCGGCTGTGGAACTGGGACGCCGGATGGCAGGACACGGATGGATGGTGATCACGGGCGCGGGCGGCGGCATCATGGAAGCGGGGCACCGTGGTGCAGGCCGCGAAGCATCGATGGGTTTAAATATCATGCTGCCATTCGAACAAAGTGCAAACCCCTATATCCAAGGGGACCCCAAGCTGGTAACGATGAAGTACTTCTTCACCCGCAAACTTATGTTTGTCAAAGAGTGTAGTGGTATTGTTTGTCTGCCGGGTGGCTTTGGAACGCTCGACGAAGCTCTCGAAACGTTGACGCTGATGCAAACTGGCAAGCAAATGATGATGCCGCTGGTGCTGCTTGATGCCCCCGACGGCGATTATTGGCGTGACCTTGGGACATTTATGGATAAACAACTGCTGAAAGCAGGTATGATTAGTCCCGAAGATGTTCGTCTTTACAAAATCACCAATTCGGTTGAGGAAGCGGTCGACGAGATACTGAACTTCTACTGTATTTATCATAGTATGCGGTACGTTCGCGACTCGTTGGTGTTTCGTTTGAAGGAAGAGCTAAGCGAAGGTAGGCTCGAACAAATTCGCGAGCAATTTTCGGATATACTGGTTGACGGTACTTACACTCAAACCAACGCGTTGCCTGAGGAGATCGGTGAACCCGACTTGGCTCACTTGCCGAGACTCGTTTTTCATTTCAATCGAAAGGCAATGGGGCGCCTGCGGATGTTGATCGATTTCTTGAATCAGTCGACTGCCGAGTGCCCTGAAGATGCGTGTGGGGCCTAA
- a CDS encoding methyltransferase domain-containing protein produces MKRIQSILFVTLAIAGFSYLGVPAYGQEVLDAAARSETESINKTFLDPNLDVEAYIDRFEVESREVYHARDEIMRHLNLKPGERAVDVGAGTGFYSLLMSEAVGDDGWVYAVEISPKFVEHLANMFDEREKKNITTVMCDNDSVCLPPRCVEVALICDVYHHFEYPEQTMKSIFDAMTDGGRLFVIDFERIPGKSRKWIFGHVRAGKQTFIDEIQSVGFELFAERKITGFNENYFLEFRKP; encoded by the coding sequence ATGAAGCGAATCCAATCCATTCTATTTGTCACGCTTGCGATCGCGGGGTTCTCCTACCTCGGCGTTCCGGCATACGGCCAAGAGGTTCTCGATGCAGCCGCGCGCAGCGAAACCGAGTCCATCAACAAAACTTTTTTGGACCCCAACTTAGACGTCGAAGCGTACATCGATCGATTCGAAGTTGAAAGCCGCGAAGTCTATCATGCTCGCGACGAAATCATGCGACACTTGAATCTGAAACCGGGCGAGCGAGCGGTAGACGTCGGTGCGGGAACCGGGTTTTATTCATTGCTCATGTCCGAAGCGGTGGGAGACGACGGCTGGGTTTATGCCGTCGAGATTTCACCAAAGTTTGTCGAGCATTTAGCAAACATGTTCGATGAGCGTGAAAAGAAAAATATCACGACGGTGATGTGTGACAACGATTCGGTTTGTTTACCCCCCCGCTGCGTCGAGGTGGCATTGATATGTGACGTTTACCATCATTTCGAGTATCCTGAGCAAACGATGAAATCGATCTTCGATGCGATGACCGATGGCGGTCGTTTATTCGTCATCGATTTTGAACGAATCCCCGGGAAATCACGGAAATGGATTTTTGGCCACGTCCGAGCGGGTAAGCAAACGTTTATCGATGAGATTCAATCGGTTGGCTTCGAGTTGTTTGCGGAGAGAAAAATCACTGGGTTTAACGAGAACTATTTCTTGGAATTCCGGAAACCGTGA
- a CDS encoding APC family permease, whose translation MSNDETVSNDDAKVADDSPIDLLSATTLVAASMIGAGVYTTSGFTLADLGSPWWVIAAWTVGGVIAICGAICYGVLARELTQSGGEYMFLSRTLHPAAGLMAGWVSILAGFTGAIAFAATALETYLGVGSLQMPNLIPASVQTPGVLASSVVILAAMLHTFGVRPGARIQDAVVILKFLLIAAFVAIALWSLQNGALQESIAAASQQDAADASVSAFAFALKFSTALVWISLSYSGFNAAVYVAGEVKHAQRNVPLALLFGTLAVTACYLVLNAIFVFGAPAEAVAGKPDVATAAAEAIGGPSFKAFVRLIIVFGLFTSVSALIMSGPRVYAKMADDGVLPKWFRFSGRPPVVAIWVQAILAIVVIHLSSLKQLLSYLGFTLSVTAALTASLLFWVRGRSGERIRGWFYPIPPVIFVGGTLLTATLSAIESPKQAIAGLITIGFGALVYPFYNKSKGSFTRSTM comes from the coding sequence GTGAGTAATGACGAAACCGTGAGTAATGACGATGCAAAAGTAGCCGATGATTCGCCAATCGATTTGTTGTCGGCAACGACACTGGTTGCCGCCAGCATGATTGGTGCGGGCGTCTACACGACGAGCGGATTCACGCTAGCTGATCTCGGTTCGCCATGGTGGGTGATCGCGGCATGGACGGTAGGTGGTGTGATCGCTATCTGCGGCGCAATTTGTTATGGAGTACTGGCCCGCGAATTGACGCAGTCGGGTGGCGAGTACATGTTCCTTTCCCGGACGCTGCATCCAGCAGCCGGGTTGATGGCGGGATGGGTTTCGATCTTGGCGGGGTTCACCGGCGCCATTGCTTTTGCTGCGACGGCGTTGGAGACGTATCTGGGGGTTGGTTCGTTGCAAATGCCCAATCTGATTCCGGCTTCCGTTCAGACCCCTGGTGTGCTCGCATCGTCGGTGGTGATTTTGGCTGCCATGTTGCACACGTTTGGCGTCCGGCCGGGCGCCAGGATCCAGGATGCCGTGGTGATTTTGAAGTTCTTGTTGATTGCTGCATTCGTTGCGATCGCGTTATGGTCGCTTCAAAACGGCGCACTTCAAGAGAGCATTGCAGCGGCGTCGCAGCAAGATGCGGCAGACGCATCGGTCTCCGCGTTCGCGTTCGCTCTCAAGTTTTCGACGGCGCTCGTTTGGATCTCGCTTAGCTACAGCGGATTCAATGCGGCTGTCTACGTTGCCGGCGAAGTGAAGCATGCTCAACGCAACGTGCCACTTGCGTTGCTGTTTGGGACATTAGCCGTGACCGCATGTTATTTGGTTTTGAACGCCATTTTTGTCTTTGGTGCTCCAGCCGAAGCGGTCGCTGGAAAACCCGATGTCGCGACGGCCGCCGCCGAGGCGATCGGTGGACCTTCGTTTAAAGCATTCGTCAGGCTGATCATCGTGTTCGGATTGTTCACCTCCGTCTCAGCGTTAATCATGAGCGGCCCACGCGTGTACGCGAAGATGGCTGACGATGGAGTTTTACCAAAGTGGTTTCGCTTTTCGGGACGCCCTCCGGTCGTCGCCATTTGGGTACAAGCGATATTGGCGATTGTGGTCATTCACCTTTCCTCACTGAAGCAACTGCTAAGCTATTTGGGATTCACCCTTTCAGTCACTGCCGCTTTGACCGCCAGTTTATTGTTTTGGGTACGAGGGCGATCAGGCGAACGAATACGTGGATGGTTCTATCCAATCCCTCCGGTTATCTTCGTCGGTGGGACGTTATTGACTGCAACCTTATCCGCCATCGAATCTCCGAAGCAGGCAATTGCTGGACTTATCACGATCGGCTTCGGAGCACTCGTGTATCCTTTCTACAATAAGTCAAAAGGATCTTTCACAAGATCCACTATGTAG
- a CDS encoding putative molybdenum carrier protein yields MPKRSRKKPSTFVPEKIVSGGQTGVDRAGLEAAIALGIEHGGWCPAGRLAEDGSVPSRYELTETPSREYPVRTELNVTDSTATLILYEKRLSGGTLLTERICRRLRKEYMLARLDRDDVAVVRIWLSSLKPTTLNVAGPRQSTAPGIEQRAFEFLMQVFADSS; encoded by the coding sequence ATGCCCAAACGTTCGAGAAAAAAACCGAGTACGTTTGTCCCTGAGAAAATTGTCTCGGGTGGGCAAACGGGCGTCGATCGAGCAGGGCTCGAGGCCGCCATCGCTCTCGGTATCGAACATGGCGGTTGGTGTCCAGCCGGACGATTAGCCGAGGACGGTTCCGTACCAAGTCGTTATGAGTTAACCGAAACACCCTCACGAGAATACCCGGTACGAACAGAGCTAAATGTCACCGATAGCACCGCCACCTTGATACTCTATGAAAAACGTTTGTCGGGTGGCACCTTGTTGACTGAGCGAATTTGTCGAAGGCTGCGTAAAGAATACATGCTCGCCAGACTCGACCGCGACGACGTCGCGGTTGTTCGGATCTGGTTGTCCAGTTTGAAGCCGACGACGCTCAATGTGGCCGGACCACGTCAAAGCACGGCACCCGGAATCGAACAGAGAGCGTTCGAGTTTCTAATGCAAGTATTTGCCGATAGCAGTTAA
- a CDS encoding RluA family pseudouridine synthase, with the protein MTSSPLEILYEDNHLLVINKPSGLATMGAESGDSLHSVASEYLRTRYNKPGRAFLGVVSRLDAMTSGVIVMAKTSKAASRLTPQFAPPIDPWAMPKKKSKPIARASKIYLAVVEGCLPEYQSTEAKVNEFNGFVYKDDAAKRMRVCHPQKENAKNAVLRYTILKTRDDATLLAVQLMTGRKHQIRVQFADRGFPIWADRKYGGRNSLEAGIALHSWQLSLMHPTKGERMTWQTSPPKAWRSFGKLVMPQHELKAVIPSRFEITT; encoded by the coding sequence ATGACGTCATCCCCCTTAGAAATCCTCTACGAGGACAATCACCTATTGGTGATCAATAAACCATCGGGACTCGCGACGATGGGAGCCGAATCAGGCGACTCGCTACATTCGGTTGCATCGGAGTACTTAAGGACTCGCTACAACAAGCCGGGGCGTGCGTTCTTAGGGGTCGTCAGCCGCCTAGATGCCATGACGAGCGGGGTGATCGTGATGGCAAAAACCAGCAAAGCGGCATCGCGTTTGACACCCCAATTCGCTCCGCCAATCGACCCATGGGCGATGCCCAAAAAGAAGAGTAAGCCAATCGCTCGTGCTTCGAAAATCTATTTGGCGGTGGTGGAAGGTTGTTTGCCAGAATACCAATCAACGGAAGCGAAAGTCAATGAGTTCAATGGCTTTGTTTACAAAGATGACGCGGCGAAGCGGATGCGGGTTTGCCATCCACAAAAAGAGAATGCAAAAAACGCAGTGCTTCGCTACACGATTTTGAAGACGCGCGACGATGCGACGTTGCTGGCCGTTCAATTGATGACAGGCCGAAAGCACCAAATACGTGTCCAATTCGCGGATCGCGGCTTTCCCATTTGGGCGGATCGAAAGTATGGCGGACGAAATTCACTAGAGGCTGGCATTGCATTGCACAGTTGGCAATTGAGTCTCATGCATCCAACAAAAGGTGAAAGAATGACTTGGCAAACGTCACCACCCAAAGCATGGCGATCTTTTGGTAAACTGGTCATGCCCCAGCACGAATTGAAAGCTGTCATACCGTCGCGGTTCGAAATCACAACATGA